In the genome of Phycodurus eques isolate BA_2022a chromosome 11, UOR_Pequ_1.1, whole genome shotgun sequence, the window CAACTCATACACATAATTCTTATAGGATTAAGACTTCTCATGCATTTGCTCGTATGAAAATAGAGGATATTCTCAGATCTGAAGTCCCTCGTAAATTTAGAATTGCTCAAAAACAGAGACAAAACCTAACTTGTTAAGGTTCGGAGTAAAAACATATAGATGTTTGATTGTCAGTAGAAAATGACAGAATAGGTTCTTCTTTGTTCCTTCAGTCACTCACTTTTTTTAACTGTGTTGTCagatgcaaaacaaaatcactTCTCACAAAATATTGTCAAAGGGCTTTCCAGTCAGGCAACCCATATGGAAATTCCTTACAACACAAGTagatgttgaaaaaaaagattattataGGGAATCATCCTCCTTTTTGGTATCATAGTCTTACAATGATATCAGATTTAGCTTACTTTGAAGTCATAAGATTGTGATGCCTAAATGTGAAAAGGTTGTTTTTCATGTACCAAGAATAGACAAAAGAGAGTCACCTCACTGGCCAATTCCCACATGTGACAAAACCCCATGGTTATCTAGGTGACTTCCACCCTGTTCATCCCGTTTGAAGCAGTATCTTCCATTGTTACCGTCGCTATCTACCTGCACTTCATCTCAATACCTGCTCCTTTATAGGGCGAGGAAACATATTTGGTAACTTACATCAAAATCTCACGATGAACCAGTAAAACAATGTGATTTCTCCCATCCAATCGGCAGAGAAAAGTATGATGTCACACTCAGGAGATAGGGGTTCGAATCTCTTTTGGAACATCTCTGTGTGaggtttgcgtgttctccccgtgcttacgTGCGTTTTCCTCCGttaactccagtttcctcccacattctaaaaacatgcatgttaggcaaTTTGAATACTTTCATTCATTGTTGAGCCAGCACATATTTGGCATTTTGCtaatctcacagcacacaagcaaacaaaaatgtcacaaaagtataTCTACTGAAATAATCTCATCTCAATTGAATTTACTCACAAACtgacttactcagtgtgaagtTTGGGTCTGTTTAGTTTAACAGAAAGCTATTCTGCTGTATGAATAGCTTCAGGTAGAAACAAGTGAATTGTACCATCTGCCCTTTTAGTGGGGCAAAGCTATATGAAGATccatacattatttgtaataaagaaagaaaaatgtacagACCAACGAAGTGAAATTTTGACTTCCAGTATAAAAAGTGTACGTGGGCACTCCTGCTGATGTCACCTTGTAGGCACAGGAGACATCCAGGCTTCACAATGCAATGTTGTATGTCAGCAACATCATAAGGACATGACGCTATCCCCTCGAGGAGTGGTCGTCGCAATGCACTGTATGCACTATAATGTGAGCATCTTGATGACATTGTGACAAGCGTGTGTGATGGAGTAAACATGTAATTGGATTCTGTGGTTGTGAATAATATCAGTTGGATGAACAAGCAGCATTTGAATTAAAGACCTCAGCAAACCACGAAGGTTACGAGTGTGGGAATCCAACAATAAAAAGGAAGCTGAGTAAGTGTGGAAAATAGTGTTAGACTGCCCTCTTGTGTGGAGAGCATTTAGTTTACTATGCatcatgtgtgcatgtgtttccTTTGAACTCCAGCATTAAGATTCTAAAGATAGCATATTTCCAAACACAGTGATCATTGTGTACAGTAACTTCCCTTCACCTATGATCAGGGTCTAGTAATCACTGCATTATTGGTGTGTTATCACATTGCTGAACAGTGGAACGTGTATTTCATTTGCTTGACATTGATTAAAAGAAATACTTTTCATCTGAGTCACTTTGTTACATAGCCACTGACACAGAGGAAATCAGGAGTTTCAGAAGCCGTGGTGTGAAGTAGTACAACTACTTTGTGACTGTACTTGTATAGATTTGTAAGGTATTATGACTTAATACTTTTATTCCCTACATTTGAAGAccaatatctgtactttctactcgtTAGTTTGTCATAAGGCGTGTTACTATTTTCAACCTTGAAtaacatgacataaaaaaagacataaggagcggtaaaaaaaaaatatatatatatatatatatatatatatatatatatatatatatatatatatatatatatatatatatatatagcccttaatcactaaagagtctcaaagggcttcgcacgggcccacagttgacaaaaaTCAACTCCATCACCTGCTCAACaccccccatcccaaaaactcAGAAAAAACCCATTTGAGCTCGGTGTCATTGAGATGGGATCGCAGTTGGGAGGGACCCCCATTCCGGGATTTCGAGGCTGCGATGGATGACGAGTGGGCTTCATGGATCACATGATAtgatgctgtacaatgttaataTAAACAGCATGAGAGTCCATTTAATGGAATTAAGTGTTGCATTTTAtgtatacagggtgattgaaaagtaactccctattttaaaatacttacgggaagttatgtcttccatcccacaagagttccttgtgaaatcagttaatgcggttcccaggcgtcttgagaaactggtgactaatgctggcgcccatatcgaattttaaataaaactccatgcaatacactttcttctcatgttcatttcttgtaaaaatTATAGTTCCGAAATAAATTACAAGCACttgaaaatagggagttacttttcaaacatcctgcatatatttttttttttttttttgtgttaacaaTTTTTTAAGATtacttattttttgtctttaaatgattgtaatcatgtaaagcacattgagttaccttgtgtaggaAATGTActataaatttgctttgctttgcatgTTGATGCTTCCAGTGAAGTAGTTCTTTCGCAGAACCTGTCGCAGTCAGTCGATGCAGAATCCTTACAGCAACAGCCTTACTTCAATCATTCCCCCCCAGCCCCCTCGCCAAACACGGACGGGGTGGGGAAGTGAAGCAGAAGTAAAACAGGacaaaatccagatgtcagggGATAAGGCAGAGCATGTGACCAATTGCATAATGGGTGTGGTTTAACTAAATGCAAGAGTGTTGAAATATCTCTTAAGTCAATATTTTGACTTCTCTACAGATATAGCTGCTCTAATTTCTATGGGTAAGCCATTCCAGGGTACTGTAGGCTAACTGTGTTAACTGTAGGCTATCTGTACTTAATTGTCTATGAAGATGTACTGAGAAATTGAGACATGTACTACAACATCAGAATTTTAATGAaaggaatggggggggggggaatctgttGTGAACAATTGTGAGAGGGTTTGGAAATGTGTCCATGTtattttgagaaagtaatttctGTTTCAAGAAATGAGCCGAACCAGTTGAGAAAAGCTGTAAAATAGGTACTGTGTAACCGacagtaaacatttatttttactttttacgtTTGAACTTAAGTACTTTACAGAGActgctttttattattacttaagCAAGGGAGTTGAATAAGTACTTCTTTTACCAGAGTTTTTCTTTGTATGGAAGTATTCTACTTAAACACAGAGTGTGATAACTTTTTCCTCTGCATGAAGTAGTTGTGCATAAAATGTAGACAAAGGTTACTGCGCTTTAGCCCGCCATcatgaatgttcatttctctaccgTAAGCcgcagtacatccaaccggcctcacaaacgcagaccacgtgtaaccacaccagcccaggacctccacatccagcatgttcacctccaagattgTCTGAGACCAtccacccggacagctgctgcaacaatcggtttgcataaccaaagaatttctgcacaaactgtccGAAACCGTCTCAGGGGAAGCTCATCTACATGCTCGTCATCCCcatcggggtctcgacctgactgcagttcatcATCGTAACTGACTCGAGtgggcgaatgctcacattcgatggcatctggcacgttggagaggtgttctcttcacggatgaatcccggttttcactgttcagggcagatggcagacagcgtgTGTGGCGGGGTGTGGGCGAGCGGTTTGCtgtcaacgttgtggatcgagtggcccatgttggggttatggtatgggcaggCGTATGTCATGGACAACGAACACAGGtgtattttattgatggcattttgaatgcacagagataccgtGATGAGATCCTGATGCCCATTGTTGTGACATTCATCCACGACCACCTCATGTTGCAACATGATAATGCACGGCcacatgttgcaaggatctgtgcacgattcctggaagctgaaaacatcccagttcttgcatggccagcatactccccggacatgtcacccattgagcatgtttgggatgctctggatcggcgCATAAgacagcgtgttccagttcctgccaatatccagcaacttcgcacagccattgaagaggagttagaccaacattccacaggccacaatcaacaacttGATCAACTATGCGAAGGAGATGcgttgcactgcgtgaggcaaatggtggtcacaccagatactgactggttttctgacccccacaataaagcaaaactgcacgtttcaaagtggccttttattgtggccagcctaaggcacacctgtgcaataaccatgctgtctaatcagcatctcgATATgtcacacctgtgaggtgggatggattatctcgacaaaggagaaatgctcactaaaacagatttagacagactttgagggaaatggccttttgtgtatgtagaaaaagttttagttccttgagtccagctcacgaaaaatggcagcaaaaaacaaaagtgttgcgtttatatttatatatatatataaagtgaaaacattttttaaaacaatatcatTAGTGTGTCCCACATTAGTTACATAATCACCCAgttggaaagaaaataaatgtagaaCATTTCTACTGCAAGTATCTCGTTGACCCGTCCAACTGAATGTTCACTATTGTCCGAGTTGTTTCATTGACGTCAATGTGACAGCGACGACTTGCAGCACAGACACGCGAGTGCTAATTAAAGTAATACGTTAGTGACAGGATTTATATTTATAACTCCCACGTTTCTTATCATACACGACCCCACCGACCCTGACAAAATACATCCCTTTCTACCACAAGAGGGCGAAGTTGTCTATGGGTTTTCACAGATATTTGCATGATCCAGTATTGTGTTCACTGtgctgacaaaacaaaaaagtcagcaGAGTACAACGTCagttagagtgtccaattatacatttttaatttaccgggccaacaattatttattcacaccaaataatgcattttctttccatttatcTCTCCCAGCGACGTGTAGTGATCGGTAGAAAAATCGAattctcttccactagatggcagaaggtacataattaacctttattttttttctcatgtaaaatatttgccttGGCTCAAATAGCAGTTGGAAAACACTCTGGccagacacagacagacagacagacagacagacagacagacagatagatagatagatagatagatagatagatagatagatagatagatagatagatagatagatagatagatagatagaatgtGTACAAAGTGGAAAgcgtaatatttttcaaaaggttatttacaatgaaaatggaaatggaacaATCACACTTAATGGCGTACTATGCCCACATACGACGTATATTATACGTGTCCTCGAGGTCCGGGGAATAGTTGAATGGGAAGATTCGAACCAGATGTTGAATGGGGCCAATAGGGGCCAGCCAATAGGGAGCGAGGCCGTTGGGTCTGTGGGAGGAGCTTGAATCTCTCCTCGGAGATCGGGGGTAGCTCTATCAGGTAGTTTAAAAACCAAGCAGGTcgacaacagcagcagcagcagcaaacaaCCCTTCAGTCGTAGAGACTTTTCCTTCATTATATCAAAGTGTCTGGATATGCACGCTGTTTGCCCTCCAACATGCTGAGCACCAAAGTTTCCTGCGTGGGAATGATGAGCGCCGCCGTGGGGATGGACCGCAGCAGGGTAGGGGAGAGGCTGCAGGCCGCCGTGGCCGGGTTGCAAGAGCTCCATCTGCTTCGGGACAGACAGGGCGACATGGTGAGCTGGGCGCTCGGGGTGAACCGGGAAGAGCCGCTCGCTCGCCTGCACGCCGGTCCGGAGGACGCCGGGAGGAGGATGggggcggaggagcagcggttgGAGGCGACCCTCACAGCTCTGAAGCAACAGCTGGTAGGAAGTTGGTTTCAACGCAAAGTCGTAAAGGAGATCACTTAAAATAGATGTCTGGAATCTGACGAGAATATTTTCAATCGCGCGCTTTTCATCCTTAGCTCGATTGTAAATCGTTTGGTATGAATGCTGCAGTCAGCTGATGTGCGCACCTTGGTTTATTAGCATACTTTCAAGCACTCAGCTGGAGATAGGAAGCGAGATTGGAGTCATAAATCAGGTTCATTGCTGTGGCAAAGTATAAGTGATGGAGGCTCCAGGGGGGTAGTCGCGATCGTTAACCACTAATGCCAGGAAATAATCAAATGAAGGATGCTGTGTTCTGTCTTAAGAGTGACAATCACTGACAACTGGCAATGTGAGGTCCTGTCCGTGACAAGCTTGGCCGTGCGTTATAACCGTTTGCAGGAAGAGCAGGGATTCTCACGCCTGCCCAAATTACAATGATTTATTGTGTGATACTTGTGCTCCATATGAGGGTTAAACCTCACCAAGTCTCTTCACGTCGTCCCATTTTAAATTAGCTATATATTGAGTTGctcaaaagtcacatttttgctGTATATTCTAAACACTTGAATTGTTGATGccggaaaataaatgtaatataatgAACGTGATTTAAAAGTATATCTATTTTCCACCCCAGTAACAACTGTAACAGTAATTGCCAGGCCTTGGCCGCAAACCAAACAGTCCTCCATTCCTCCATCCCAACCCCCAAGCTTCGCTCCTCCAAGCAGTTTACACAATGGCCAGCCTTCGCTGTGGGGGAGAAATGAGTTACCCACCACTGCTTTTCCCTGCTCCCCCATGTCCTGCTGGGGTTAATAATCAGCCACAGCTGAGTAGTACCTCTTTTTCTAAGGATTGTACAGTAGTTGTAGTTTCTTGCCTATTTTTTCATTTCCTGCTTATTTTGTTATACCCAAATGTAAATAAGCACAAGAGCACAAACTCATGTTTTAGCTAGTGATGCGCATATTTGACAGGGGTTTGTCTGAAATAACATATTCTTTCTTACAGTCTCGTCTTCGGAAACAGGATGTAGGACTGAAGACTCACCTCCAGCAGCTTGACCAACAAATAAGTGATCTGAAGCTTGATGTAAGCAAGGCGTCCACTGAGCAACTGGAGAGTGACAGCAGGCCAAGTTCAGGTGTGTATGCTCACATTATCCCACACGACTCTCTACATTTAAGGAAGGAAGCATGAAGCCAATTGAGTTTCACCATTGCGTAATTGTTCTCTCCAGGTTTCTATGAGCTCAGTGATGGAGGCTCTTGCTCCTTGTCAAACTCCTGCACATCTGTGTACAGCGAGTGTCTGTCATCTTCCCAGACAAGTCTTCTCCTCCCTCCCACAAGTCCGGCTAATTGTCAAGTTAACCCTGCATTACACGCTGATGTATACCGTCGTCGTTCCGCTGATGAAGTTGCAACCCACCCCAACCCTACCCGGGCAACAGGCCTTCATCTGGGGAGCAGTAGGATCAGAGCAAGCTCTACTGTCACTGAACTTGGACGACCAAGACCTGTGTCAACAGGTAGACATTCCTTGACGGCTCTTTTGTTTACCGGTAATTTCTATCATGGAGCAATGGAAAACACATAATCCTATGAATTGAAACTCACATAGTACAACATTAGGTACTCATGTGTTATTGAATAAAATCCAATAATAATGTGCGCAtttattaaaatgaacattgtcattttattgacTGGCATGTGCATTAATTAAATCTATATATGTACGCTACCATACAAAGGTTTGGACATAGTTTCTCATTCAGTATCACTAGAAAGTGTGTATAGATGTTTGACTGATAGTGTAGtttagtactgtatatatactcaGACTTCATTTCATATGTCATGTGAAAGGTCAATTCTGGTTTTATGCTTGTTGTGTTTCCCAGGTGACCTAGACAGGATGATGACTCTAGGGCTGAACTATAAACCAGTGGATGCTAAGAAACCACCACATCCTAACATCCCCACAATGAACCCTAAGTTCCAGAGCAATCTGGTGTCCCGCAGTGGAATTGAATTGTACCACTACCCAAGCCCCTTGCATGCCATCGCCCTCCAAAGTCCGATCTTTTTCAATAGTGGGGAATCGGCCATACCTGGACTTATAGATGGAGACAAGCCCCCAGTGAGTGATTCTGACATGCTCCATGAGGGTACTGAAATGGGATGTGATACCAATACTCTGGGTTACATTGACAAACTTCTCCAGCGTAGCTACAACAAAATCCACATTCAAATGGCACCTGAGGCTGTGCAGACAGACGGCAACTATCAGAGGAAACCACCTGAAGTCGTAACTGTGTTTCCTCAGAAACCGGTATCTCTCCCTCAGCCTCCCCCAACTCAAGCCACAAACATCATGCCACTAGATAATGAACAGAGGAGACACTGCATGACACATTCCTGTCCAGAAACAACTGATAACACAGGCCACCAACAGTCTGAGAGACCTCAGGAGGTTTCATATAGGTATTCATATCCTGCTGTCGTGAGAGAGTACAGCTCTGATGAGGTCACTACTTCAACACTGAGGAAGAAGAACAAAACACATGTTAGTTTTTTGTCAAGAGGCCACACAGAAAAGGTATGTGGAGACTGCCTACAAACAAGGCCCACAGACAAGAAGGGTCATATGCAAAGACCAGTCACGTCACACAGTTCAAGCGCAGATGACAATCAAGTCTTTGAGGTGCAAAATGGCCACACTGGCTCCCCCCAGTTTGTCCATGCCAAATTTGTCCCTGCTGGAATTCAGAGGGTCAAAGTGAGACAAGTTGATCGTAAAACCAAAGCAGTAAAACTCAGACGAAAGAGCAGTGAGAAGCCTCGAGCACTGAGGCAGCAGCACACCTACTCATCTGGCGAACGAACCCGAGAATCCAGTGGGTCCAAGGGCGAACTGAGAAGACCAGGAAAGGGGAAGGTGTTCCAGAAATACCCCTGCTGTCCAAGTGAGGAGCACAAACAAGGTTCAGGCTCAGACTCAAGCCAATGTGGCGCCGGAATAATCTACACCCACAAGGTCCATACGAAGCCACACCCTGCTCCAGCTGCTACCAAGTCCAGCAAAAGCCGCAGATTGCAATGCGGTGAGTACGAAAGGCCTGCAGatcagaggaagaagaggcaAGGGGCTGCCAAGTGGATATCTGATGGGGAGAAGTTCCAAGCCTTGTGTGCTCAATATCAGAAGTCCAAAGACTTCTATGCGCATGCACCAGGGAGTATGCATTTAGACCGCAGTACAAGCGCCAAGTCAGGCCACTGGATAGGACCTCATCGTCCTTCCACATCATCTAACTCATTCAATGCAAAACTCAATGCCAGATACCCCCCAGCACCCTACCACATGTCCAGCCTCTACCCACCTCGATGCGAGTCTGAGTACTCAGCTGAGTGCATGTCACTCTTTCATTCCACCATTGCCACAAGCAGCGATGGGGAGCTGAGCGATAACACCACCAATCGCTTTGGAGATAGTGAGTCCAGCCAGAGTTTCCAATCCTTCTCCGACTCTGACAGCAGCCTGTCCATGGAGGACGGGGACCATCTGGATAGCCTTGAGGAGGAGGGTGACCTGGTATGGGCCGAAGCTTCTCTGGGGCCCACTGCAGCCGGAAAGTCCCTCCAGCAACTCCCACGACCAGAGCCTTCAGCTTGCCGCATCAAAGCTTCACGAGCCCTGAAGAAGAAGATTCGACGCTTCCAGCCTGCCTCGCTGAAGGTCATGACCCTGGTGTAGAAGAGTTACCTCGGGCAACATATTTGTcaatgggtgaaaaaaaaaaaaaaaaaacagaactgtgGGAAACATAACTTTGTTGGGAAAATCTCAATTCTACCCTTCTTTTTTCTGATTGTTTTTCATGATCATTGTTATAaccaaaactttgttttttttttattagaaaaGCATGCTTGTATAACACAATTATACTTACACGTATTTGTAAATCTTGATCTTGTTCTAATTCATTTCTCATTGCATGTCATATTAGTCATATTGAAGACTTCAATATAAAGTcgtaaaaatgtgtacattggCAAATAAACCCAACGTTATTTCATGCAGTTGTTTGTctgttactgtatttatatgATCTGACTAACAATCCATGTTTCTTATAATAAATTGCCAATTGATAAATATTGAATCAGCTTGCATGAGCCTTTTAAGGCATGCTTCACTTTTGCAACATATTTATACAACCACTGATGACTGTGGGTTTGATTGAGATGTCTTTTGCACTGAATTATTAGCTATTAGATGTGAGTAAACTGCATTCTGGTTACTATCATGTAGTTGAAACAAAACATCTTGAGCCTGACAAACATCCTGCTGAGGCTAACCAATTTAGCACAGATATCTGTAACAGCTCCTTATCTAGTTTCCTGATTCCGACCAGCTGTTGGCTTAATAAGTTGCAGATTCAACATTCGACCCAGACAGTCAAGCTTAATTAGTGGGGTGAAACGGCACTCAGACATTCAAATGAAAGTAAACACATTTTCGCTGAAGCAGTAAAACTAACAATCACCACACATGAATGGACATTGTGATGACAGTAAGTGAGTGAGCTACAACTCGTTTGTCAGAGCTTAGGCTTTGACTTTTAAAACGACTAGTGTACATGGGCTGGAGGAGAAATGAGAAATGGTAGGACCTTTATTGCTGAGCTATGAAAAAGAGATTAGATTGTGGACAATGGCATGAAGATCAAATAATCTTATTtgcaaaatgaattgaaattcttTTAAAGATTTAGTGAGCAAAAATCTGTTAGTGAATGTAAATGGTCTAGTGACCAATCTTTCAGGCATCAGATCTCTCCTGTGGTCATATATAATAACATTTTCTCCCATCACCCAGCCAGTCTGACCTGACATTTTCTAAGAAGCTTACAGGGATGCCATATAGTCAGTGTATCATCAAATTTGACTTTAAAGGTGTGTTCCCTGCAGCTATAATCACTACAGAGGCAAGTATGTAATTCCCATTAAGTCAGAGCTTGTCTCATTCTCCTTTAACAATAAACCATTGCTCTtcaagaagaaaaggaaaacttTGAGTTAAAATGCTCACTGAAGGGCAACTCAGCAGCGCTCGTCTTTTTACGCATCGCAAGATGTAGGTCTAAAGGGCAAAGGCAACAATTCACATCAAAGTTAGTTTTTAAATTCTGCAAATTGCTTCAACTGAATTGACTATTTGGGGTTTCTATGCTCTCTGTCCTCTCCATGAGGGTGACAACAAGGCCTTGGTAGGATTAGAGCTGCTGTTTTTAAGCAGGTTCAGAGAGAGCTGGACTTCACTTTGATGTTGGGTGAAGCAGGACTGTGTCAGCTTGACCTTGTGTTCTGGGTGACCTTTGCAGCTGTAGCACTGGCTCATCTCTGAGGATATCTACAAAAGAGGGGTTAGGGGGGATTTTTATAGCCTTGCTGTCTCTGGGCTCTTCTATTCATGTTTAGCATGTCTGTTTTGCGTTCCCTTTTGTGGGCAATGGGTCAAATGATCATCTGATAATCGgcttttcaataaaaatgtaagtgcATACAAATACTTCTACTGGAGcaatacatttaaacaaaaatatttgaggcAAACAATGGTCTGAGATTGAAACACCTTGCCCATGATTCTACAGATGTGCATATGGCACATAGAGATTAGACAATTAAGAATACTATTACCTGGGTGGCTGATATCTTACAGAAGTTTTAGTTAAGTGTAGATGTATTTTGTATGGAAGGTGTTAGCTTCTTTCTGAAATACTTCCCATTGATGCCTTTCAAGTCATAATGAAGGACCGCAGATGTCACGTGGAATCTCATTACATAGATTGTCGTTCAGGCACTCAGACTCTGACATCAAATGCAAGAACACACATGGGCAGATGTCAGTTCTCATCAATATCATACACTTTTGTGCTGACACCACAAAGACTGGTGGAAATATCACATCTGCTTGCCAAAGGAAAAACAGAACAAATCATGCCTTTTTCAGAGAACCATGCATCTGAGTATAATAAGATGCATCTCCATTAAAAGGCAGGGATTTCTACATTTTGGCTAAATCGGTCTCTAGGGatttgatgaggaaaaaatataCATGCAGCAACTGGTCAGCTTGGGTACTAGTATATCTATACTTCATAAATCACAACGGGTTTCCCCTTGCACATGTTCTCTGAACCACATTATTGTTGTGAACATCCAAAAGGATATAAATAGGTAAAACGGTCATTAAAGGTGCGCTCAGTGCTGGGACAGATGATTACGTAGGTCATTAGAACGCATGTCGCTGAGCTGCTTTGGACAGTGATCTTATTACATGTTACACATAAGGTCACTGAGCGATGATTCTTGCTGTTAGCACAACAGTCAAAGCATATTTCTATTGTATAAACCTGTGAAACAAAGTAACTGATCCAAAATATTATTCGCTTTAACAATTCTCTGGCAATGTGACAACTATGAAACAAGAGCAACATTGCAAACAAACGCAAAACAGAGTGTAgagaggggaaagaaaaaacaaagggtGTGCCGCAGACAGGTGCTAATTAAACTCTGACTCGGTTCACTTGAGTCCCAGTTGGAGGAGGGGTTCTCCTTTTACGTGAGGATGAGGTAATCCCAAATCCTAATTTATACCAGACTTTACTAGTCTGTCTCCAGGCTCATAACACATCTCTTTGCACTCTCTCGTTCCCATTTATCTTTAATTCCAGTGAAGCCACTCATATTTACCTTTGGTTTATTCTGAGAATGTTTACAAGAAGAGAACCGAACCTAGTCTGTGTTTATCTTACAgtaactgtattgtttttggtCTGATATAACTAGTTTTGCTGGGTGTGCTTGAGTCATGTGAGATGTGATGTGACTTCCGAGATGGGAAAACTTGGGACAGGGGAGATGGGCTCCTTTTATAGATGTGGATTCTGACGACAAGGGGCAACTTGAAAACTCATTGTCCAGCTTTCCACTGGCAACAGTGAGGAGAACATGCTTTCTTGTGGAGGATCATCTGGCAtacattatttcatttcaaCTTCTAAATCTACTAATGCAAAAAACGGTCTACTgttctgtatatactgtatatatcagtttagtctttgttatattattgTTGGTTTCATGTGGCAAAAATATGGTTATGTTGTATGATAAGTCATACAGTAAATTTTGTATACCTCTCTCGCT includes:
- the dact2 gene encoding dapper homolog 2 isoform X2: MLSTKVSCVGMMSAAVGMDRSRVGERLQAAVAGLQELHLLRDRQGDMSRLRKQDVGLKTHLQQLDQQISDLKLDVSKASTEQLESDSRPSSGFYELSDGGSCSLSNSCTSVYSECLSSSQTSLLLPPTSPANCQVNPALHADVYRRRSADEVATHPNPTRATGLHLGSSRIRASSTVTELGRPRPVSTGDLDRMMTLGLNYKPVDAKKPPHPNIPTMNPKFQSNLVSRSGIELYHYPSPLHAIALQSPIFFNSGESAIPGLIDGDKPPVSDSDMLHEGTEMGCDTNTLGYIDKLLQRSYNKIHIQMAPEAVQTDGNYQRKPPEVVTVFPQKPVSLPQPPPTQATNIMPLDNEQRRHCMTHSCPETTDNTGHQQSERPQEVSYRYSYPAVVREYSSDEVTTSTLRKKNKTHVSFLSRGHTEKVCGDCLQTRPTDKKGHMQRPVTSHSSSADDNQVFEVQNGHTGSPQFVHAKFVPAGIQRVKVRQVDRKTKAVKLRRKSSEKPRALRQQHTYSSGERTRESSGSKGELRRPGKGKVFQKYPCCPSEEHKQGSGSDSSQCGAGIIYTHKVHTKPHPAPAATKSSKSRRLQCGEYERPADQRKKRQGAAKWISDGEKFQALCAQYQKSKDFYAHAPGSMHLDRSTSAKSGHWIGPHRPSTSSNSFNAKLNARYPPAPYHMSSLYPPRCESEYSAECMSLFHSTIATSSDGELSDNTTNRFGDSESSQSFQSFSDSDSSLSMEDGDHLDSLEEEGDLVWAEASLGPTAAGKSLQQLPRPEPSACRIKASRALKKKIRRFQPASLKVMTLV
- the dact2 gene encoding dapper homolog 2 isoform X1 yields the protein MLSTKVSCVGMMSAAVGMDRSRVGERLQAAVAGLQELHLLRDRQGDMVSWALGVNREEPLARLHAGPEDAGRRMGAEEQRLEATLTALKQQLSRLRKQDVGLKTHLQQLDQQISDLKLDVSKASTEQLESDSRPSSGFYELSDGGSCSLSNSCTSVYSECLSSSQTSLLLPPTSPANCQVNPALHADVYRRRSADEVATHPNPTRATGLHLGSSRIRASSTVTELGRPRPVSTGDLDRMMTLGLNYKPVDAKKPPHPNIPTMNPKFQSNLVSRSGIELYHYPSPLHAIALQSPIFFNSGESAIPGLIDGDKPPVSDSDMLHEGTEMGCDTNTLGYIDKLLQRSYNKIHIQMAPEAVQTDGNYQRKPPEVVTVFPQKPVSLPQPPPTQATNIMPLDNEQRRHCMTHSCPETTDNTGHQQSERPQEVSYRYSYPAVVREYSSDEVTTSTLRKKNKTHVSFLSRGHTEKVCGDCLQTRPTDKKGHMQRPVTSHSSSADDNQVFEVQNGHTGSPQFVHAKFVPAGIQRVKVRQVDRKTKAVKLRRKSSEKPRALRQQHTYSSGERTRESSGSKGELRRPGKGKVFQKYPCCPSEEHKQGSGSDSSQCGAGIIYTHKVHTKPHPAPAATKSSKSRRLQCGEYERPADQRKKRQGAAKWISDGEKFQALCAQYQKSKDFYAHAPGSMHLDRSTSAKSGHWIGPHRPSTSSNSFNAKLNARYPPAPYHMSSLYPPRCESEYSAECMSLFHSTIATSSDGELSDNTTNRFGDSESSQSFQSFSDSDSSLSMEDGDHLDSLEEEGDLVWAEASLGPTAAGKSLQQLPRPEPSACRIKASRALKKKIRRFQPASLKVMTLV